In a single window of the Sorangium aterium genome:
- a CDS encoding CAP domain-containing protein, producing MTLGPRLPRFVQLSLMLALTAGCGASSDDDAGPTSGQAAGEPPRMIGMTAAHNAARAAVDPPAEQGVPPLSWSPEIAAVAQAYAARCTFGHSASNYGENIFASTGSSPTPEDVVASWVDEAANYDLASNACSSTCGHYTQVVWADSLRLGCGVADCTTGSPFGSGTWQIWVCNYDPPGNFAGERPY from the coding sequence ATGACGCTCGGCCCACGGCTCCCCCGGTTCGTACAGCTCTCTCTCATGCTCGCCCTGACGGCCGGTTGCGGCGCCTCGTCCGACGACGACGCGGGCCCGACGAGCGGCCAGGCCGCCGGCGAGCCGCCGAGGATGATCGGGATGACGGCGGCCCACAACGCCGCGCGCGCCGCGGTCGACCCGCCCGCCGAACAGGGGGTGCCCCCTCTCTCGTGGTCGCCCGAGATCGCCGCGGTGGCTCAGGCCTATGCCGCCCGGTGCACGTTCGGCCATAGCGCGAGCAACTATGGAGAGAACATCTTCGCGTCGACCGGCTCGTCACCCACACCGGAGGACGTCGTCGCCTCGTGGGTCGACGAGGCGGCCAACTACGATCTTGCGAGCAACGCCTGCAGCTCCACCTGCGGCCATTACACTCAGGTGGTATGGGCCGACTCCCTGCGCCTCGGCTGCGGGGTCGCCGATTGCACGACCGGCTCGCCGTTCGGCAGCGGCACCTGGCAGATCTGGGTGTGCAACTACGATCCTCCCGGCAATTTCGCCGGAGAGCGCCCCTACTGA
- a CDS encoding response regulator, with translation MPHDSMRGLASILNTPPEPVPRVHPGATRIRVLLAEDDKELRLLLATALRRDGYEVLEAHDAKHLLELMGEALISGNGAPVDVVVSDIRMPGASGLDLLAGLRRDDWTTPVVLITAFGDPETHAEAYRLGADAVLDKPLDVDDLRLVVQTLVSMRG, from the coding sequence ATGCCCCACGACTCGATGCGCGGTCTTGCCTCGATCCTGAATACGCCCCCTGAGCCGGTGCCGCGCGTCCACCCCGGCGCGACCCGCATCCGCGTGCTGCTCGCCGAGGACGACAAGGAGTTGAGGCTGCTCCTCGCCACCGCCCTCCGCCGCGACGGCTACGAGGTCCTGGAGGCGCACGACGCCAAGCACCTCCTCGAGCTGATGGGCGAAGCGCTCATCTCCGGGAACGGCGCCCCGGTCGATGTCGTGGTGAGCGACATCCGGATGCCAGGCGCGAGCGGACTCGATCTGCTGGCCGGGCTGCGCCGCGACGACTGGACCACGCCGGTGGTCCTCATCACCGCGTTCGGCGACCCGGAGACGCACGCGGAAGCCTACCGCCTGGGCGCCGACGCGGTGCTCGACAAGCCGCTCGACGTGGACGACCTGCGGCTCGTGGTCCAGACCCTCGTCTCGATGCGCGGCTGA